A region from the Variovorax paradoxus genome encodes:
- a CDS encoding ATP-binding cassette domain-containing protein has product MHDTGPAVAARSLHKRFVAKGSKQVVRALDDVSLEVPTGTLTALVGPDGAGKTTLLRLMAGLMRADEGELRVLGIDVSADPQAVQDRISYMPQRFGLYDDLSVQENLDLYADLHGVSAGQRRERYARLMEMTDLGRFTGRPAGKLSGGMKQKLGLACTLVRSPDLLLLDEPTVGVDPLSRRELWQIVQQLVDDEKLSVIASTAYLDEAERCSHVFVLQEGRLIAQGTPDQIRAHAEGTCFVAAPPDGEAPRLMQARLLDARQQIVDAVPRGGEVHFIRRPGTDDAALRKLLAGARAEPVPPRLEDGFMTLLRSRQAADTNIAQSATSEGLAPAEGEPGEVVIEVKDLVRRFGDFVAVASTSFSVRRGEIFGLLGPNGAGKTTTFRMLCGLLPASGGQLRVAGVDLRHARAQARQRIGYVSQKFALYGNLTVRENLSFFGGAYGLRGQKLQGRMDTVLRQFDLERELDAPSGQLPGGYRQRLAMATGLLHEPEILFLDEPTSGADPLARREFWRRITALAEGGTTVVITTHFMEEAEYCDRIVIQDAGKVLAIGTPREVRAQARDGGDEERRIDMEQAFIGIVEKARREERTQP; this is encoded by the coding sequence ATGCACGACACCGGGCCCGCCGTGGCTGCACGCTCCCTGCACAAGCGCTTCGTGGCCAAGGGCTCGAAGCAGGTGGTGCGCGCGCTCGACGATGTGTCGCTCGAAGTGCCCACCGGCACGCTCACGGCGCTGGTCGGACCCGACGGCGCCGGCAAGACCACGCTGCTGCGGCTCATGGCCGGCCTGATGCGCGCCGATGAAGGCGAGCTGCGCGTGCTCGGCATCGACGTGTCGGCCGATCCGCAGGCGGTGCAGGACCGCATCAGCTACATGCCGCAGCGCTTCGGCCTCTACGACGACCTGAGCGTGCAGGAGAATCTCGACCTCTACGCCGACCTGCATGGTGTTTCCGCCGGCCAGCGCCGCGAGCGCTATGCGCGCCTGATGGAAATGACCGACCTCGGCCGTTTCACCGGCCGCCCCGCGGGCAAGCTCTCGGGCGGCATGAAGCAGAAGCTGGGCCTCGCCTGCACGCTGGTGCGCTCGCCCGACCTGCTGCTGCTCGACGAGCCCACCGTGGGCGTCGACCCGCTCTCGCGGCGCGAGCTCTGGCAGATCGTGCAGCAGCTGGTCGACGACGAAAAGCTTTCGGTGATCGCGAGCACCGCCTACCTCGACGAGGCCGAGCGCTGCAGCCACGTGTTCGTGCTGCAGGAGGGCCGGCTGATCGCGCAGGGCACGCCGGACCAGATCCGCGCCCATGCAGAGGGCACGTGCTTCGTCGCGGCGCCGCCCGATGGCGAGGCGCCGCGCCTGATGCAGGCGCGCCTGCTCGACGCGCGGCAGCAGATCGTCGATGCCGTGCCGCGAGGCGGCGAGGTGCACTTCATCCGCCGCCCGGGCACGGACGATGCGGCGCTCAGGAAGCTGCTGGCCGGTGCGCGCGCCGAGCCCGTGCCGCCGCGGCTCGAAGACGGCTTCATGACGCTGCTGCGCAGCCGGCAGGCCGCCGACACGAACATCGCGCAATCGGCGACGAGCGAGGGCCTTGCACCGGCCGAAGGAGAGCCCGGCGAAGTGGTCATCGAGGTGAAGGACCTGGTGCGCCGCTTCGGCGATTTCGTGGCCGTGGCAAGCACCAGCTTCTCGGTGCGGCGCGGCGAGATCTTCGGCCTGCTCGGGCCCAACGGCGCGGGCAAGACGACTACCTTCCGCATGCTCTGCGGCCTCTTGCCCGCGAGCGGCGGGCAGCTGCGCGTGGCCGGCGTCGACCTGCGCCATGCGCGCGCGCAGGCCCGCCAGCGCATCGGCTATGTCTCGCAGAAGTTCGCGCTCTACGGCAACCTCACGGTGCGCGAGAACCTTTCGTTCTTCGGTGGCGCCTACGGCCTGCGCGGGCAGAAGCTGCAGGGACGCATGGACACGGTGCTGCGGCAGTTCGACCTCGAACGCGAACTCGATGCGCCCAGCGGCCAGCTGCCCGGCGGCTACCGGCAGCGCCTGGCCATGGCCACGGGCCTGCTGCACGAGCCCGAGATCCTGTTCCTCGACGAGCCCACCAGCGGCGCCGACCCGCTCGCGCGCCGCGAGTTCTGGCGCCGCATCACGGCGCTGGCCGAGGGCGGCACCACCGTCGTCATCACGACGCACTTCATGGAAGAGGCCGAGTACTGCGACCGCATCGTGATCCAGGACGCCGGCAAGGTGCTGGCCATCGGCACGCCGCGCGAGGTGCGGGCGCAGGCGCGGGATGGCGGGGACGAGGAAAGGCGCATCGACATGGAGCAGGCTTTCATCGGCATCGTCGAGAAGGCGCGGCGCGAAGAAAGGACGCAGCCATGA
- a CDS encoding ABC transporter permease, producing the protein MSGFRTRLVSLTRKEFRQLLRDRSNLAIGILLPMVLILIFGYGMSLDVKNAPVAVVLEDASPTAHEAIAGLQLSPAIAPVLLGSMHEAEALMRERKVDAIVRVPADFSRALAAGNARVQLIVHGADAGRATIIQAYVSGALAQAAVRQADRGGGSTGADALPTGRVTVEQRMWFNAANTSTWYLVPGLIVLIMTLVGAFLTALVMAREWERGTLEALFVTPVRPVEILLAKIIPYFAVGMLGLALCLLAARFLFAVPMVGSLLAVVLSSMLYLIVAVSLGLVISSVTRNQFLASQVALIATFMPSMMLSGFLFDLRNVPTAVRVIGHVLPATYFMDLIRTLFLAGDVWPLIWRNCAVLVAYAVGLLLLARAVTRKSLD; encoded by the coding sequence ATGAGCGGCTTCCGCACCCGGCTCGTCTCGCTCACGCGCAAGGAGTTTCGCCAGCTGCTGCGCGACCGCAGCAACCTGGCCATCGGCATCCTGCTGCCGATGGTGCTGATCCTGATCTTCGGCTACGGCATGTCGCTGGACGTGAAGAACGCGCCGGTGGCCGTGGTGCTCGAAGACGCCTCGCCCACCGCGCACGAGGCCATTGCGGGCCTGCAGCTTTCGCCCGCCATCGCGCCCGTGCTGCTGGGCTCGATGCACGAGGCCGAGGCCTTGATGCGCGAGCGCAAGGTCGACGCCATCGTGCGCGTGCCCGCCGACTTCTCGCGTGCGCTGGCCGCGGGCAACGCGCGCGTGCAGCTCATCGTGCATGGCGCCGACGCGGGGCGCGCGACCATCATCCAGGCCTACGTGAGCGGTGCCCTGGCGCAAGCGGCCGTGCGCCAGGCCGACCGCGGCGGCGGCAGCACAGGCGCGGACGCACTCCCAACGGGCCGAGTGACCGTGGAGCAGCGCATGTGGTTCAACGCCGCGAACACCAGCACCTGGTACCTGGTGCCGGGCCTCATCGTGCTCATCATGACGCTGGTCGGCGCGTTTCTCACCGCGCTGGTGATGGCCCGCGAATGGGAGCGCGGCACGCTCGAGGCGCTGTTCGTCACGCCGGTGCGGCCGGTGGAAATACTGCTGGCCAAGATCATTCCGTACTTCGCGGTCGGCATGCTGGGCCTCGCGCTGTGCCTCTTGGCCGCGCGCTTCCTGTTCGCGGTGCCGATGGTCGGCTCGCTGCTCGCCGTGGTGCTCAGTTCGATGCTCTACCTGATCGTGGCGGTGAGCCTGGGGCTGGTGATCTCGTCGGTCACGCGCAACCAGTTTCTCGCGAGCCAGGTGGCGCTGATCGCCACCTTCATGCCTTCGATGATGCTGTCGGGCTTTTTGTTCGACCTGCGCAACGTGCCCACCGCCGTGCGCGTGATCGGCCATGTGCTGCCGGCCACTTACTTCATGGACCTGATCAGGACGCTGTTTCTTGCGGGCGACGTCTGGCCGCTGATCTGGCGCAACTGCGCGGTCCTCGTGGCCTATGCGGTGGGCCTGCTGCTGCTGGCCCGCGCCGTCACGCGCAAGAGCCTCGACTGA
- a CDS encoding ABC transporter permease: MTDFLLRVANLCKKELLAIFKDPASRVILFVPAIMQSLVFGYAATYDLSNVPYALLDQSRTGASTELIAHLDSTGVFHRVATLRTQADIREVIDTEKALLVIQIAPNFEQQLGAGQPAAIQLILDARNSNTAGSAAGYVSAVVERYNAELRMRAGAPPAPLTVESRAWFNPNLETRWNLLPGLIAALSMLQTLLLTALSVAREREQGTFDQLLVTPMSPLEIMIGKALPPVLVGLAQSTLILLVALFWFGIPMAGSLATLYTGLVFFTVASVGIGLSISAVSANMQQAMLYTFVLLMPMMLLSGLTTPVRNMPHVLQLITMANPLRFAIELVQRVYLEGVGLSTVWHNLIPLSIIAIVTLPLAAWLFRHRLV; this comes from the coding sequence ATGACCGACTTCCTGTTGCGCGTCGCCAACCTCTGCAAGAAAGAGTTGCTCGCCATCTTCAAGGACCCGGCCAGCCGCGTGATCCTGTTCGTTCCGGCCATCATGCAGAGCCTCGTCTTCGGCTACGCCGCCACCTACGACCTCTCGAACGTGCCCTACGCGCTGCTCGACCAGAGCCGCACGGGCGCATCGACCGAACTGATTGCGCACCTCGACAGCACCGGTGTCTTCCATCGCGTCGCCACGCTGCGCACGCAGGCCGACATCCGCGAGGTGATCGACACCGAAAAGGCGCTGCTGGTGATCCAGATCGCGCCGAACTTCGAGCAGCAGCTCGGCGCGGGCCAGCCCGCGGCCATCCAGCTGATTCTCGATGCGCGCAACTCCAACACCGCGGGCTCCGCGGCCGGCTACGTGAGCGCGGTGGTCGAGCGCTACAACGCCGAATTGCGCATGCGCGCCGGCGCGCCGCCGGCCCCGCTCACCGTCGAATCGCGCGCCTGGTTCAACCCCAACCTCGAAACGCGCTGGAACCTGCTGCCCGGCCTGATCGCCGCGCTCAGCATGCTGCAGACGCTGCTGCTCACTGCGCTTTCGGTGGCGCGGGAGCGCGAGCAAGGCACCTTCGACCAGCTGCTGGTCACGCCGATGTCGCCGCTCGAGATCATGATCGGCAAGGCGCTGCCGCCGGTGCTGGTGGGCCTTGCGCAGTCGACGCTGATCCTGCTGGTGGCGCTGTTCTGGTTCGGCATTCCGATGGCAGGCTCGCTGGCCACGCTCTACACCGGGCTGGTTTTCTTCACCGTGGCCAGCGTTGGCATCGGCCTTTCGATCTCTGCTGTGTCGGCCAACATGCAGCAGGCCATGCTCTACACCTTCGTGCTGCTGATGCCGATGATGCTGCTCTCCGGCCTGACCACGCCGGTGCGCAACATGCCGCACGTTCTGCAGCTGATCACCATGGCCAATCCGCTGCGCTTCGCGATCGAGCTGGTGCAGCGCGTCTATCTGGAAGGCGTAGGCCTGTCCACGGTGTGGCACAACCTGATTCCGCTGTCGATCATCGCCATCGTCACGCTGCCGCTGGCGGCCTGGCTGTTTCGCCATCGCCTGGTCTAG
- a CDS encoding efflux transporter outer membrane subunit, which produces MPASRTPFACSMLALLLSGCAVGPDHQPAEPQAPTDWSAWHGGSPALLGAERQAAPTAAASGDWKAFGDPLLDRLHARALAANHDLQTAALHFAQSRVQRTAATAQQAPQLNASGSVNRQRQSESGAATRMIDALGSSVANRDQLIRTLSEPYNLYQAGFDTSWEIDLWGRVRRSIEAADADAGASAALLRQAQLSVQAEVARSYFELRGAQRELRLANADIAAAAESLELVQARADGGLVTDLDPTRQRTQLAELRARVPMLLQQEAQAMNQITLLTGASPGTLNAELAPPAGGAGDTLETLQAPPLPELALGLPGDVARRRPDIAAAEAQLHAATARIGIAVADLYPRITLGAGFGYESAGSERFGEWGSRQWHVGPSISLPIFDNGRRRSTVSLRELQQQEAAVAFQQAVLKAWHEIDSALSAYAAERQRHAELVERERSSRDALTLAHARYANGLTDFGVELDARRALLQARRDQVQSTSRMAVGMVAVYKALGGGVPLAPNSPG; this is translated from the coding sequence ATGCCTGCATCGCGCACCCCCTTTGCATGTTCCATGCTTGCGCTGCTTCTGAGCGGATGCGCCGTGGGGCCCGACCATCAGCCCGCGGAACCGCAGGCACCCACCGACTGGTCCGCGTGGCATGGCGGCTCGCCGGCGCTGCTCGGCGCCGAGCGCCAAGCTGCGCCCACGGCCGCCGCATCCGGCGACTGGAAGGCCTTCGGCGATCCGCTGCTCGACCGGTTGCACGCCCGCGCGCTCGCCGCCAACCACGACCTGCAGACCGCTGCCCTGCACTTTGCCCAAAGTCGCGTGCAGCGCACCGCAGCCACAGCGCAGCAGGCACCACAGCTCAATGCCAGCGGCAGCGTCAACCGGCAGCGCCAGAGCGAGAGCGGCGCCGCCACGCGGATGATCGATGCGCTGGGCTCGTCGGTCGCCAACCGCGACCAGCTGATCCGCACGCTCAGCGAGCCCTACAACCTCTACCAGGCCGGCTTCGATACGTCGTGGGAAATCGATCTCTGGGGCCGCGTGCGGCGCAGTATCGAAGCCGCCGATGCCGATGCCGGCGCATCGGCCGCGCTGCTGCGGCAGGCACAGCTCAGCGTGCAGGCCGAGGTGGCGCGCAGCTACTTCGAACTGCGCGGCGCACAGCGCGAGTTGCGCCTGGCGAACGCCGACATCGCGGCCGCGGCCGAATCGCTCGAACTGGTGCAGGCGCGTGCCGACGGCGGCCTGGTCACCGACCTGGACCCGACCCGCCAGCGCACGCAGCTGGCCGAACTGCGCGCACGCGTTCCGATGCTGCTGCAGCAGGAGGCGCAGGCGATGAACCAGATCACGCTGCTGACCGGCGCATCGCCCGGCACGCTGAACGCCGAACTCGCGCCGCCGGCCGGCGGCGCGGGCGACACGCTCGAAACGCTGCAAGCACCACCGCTGCCCGAGCTTGCGCTGGGCCTGCCCGGCGACGTGGCGCGCCGGCGCCCCGACATCGCCGCGGCCGAAGCCCAACTGCATGCCGCCACCGCCCGCATCGGCATTGCGGTGGCCGACCTCTACCCGCGCATCACGCTCGGTGCGGGCTTCGGCTACGAGTCGGCCGGCAGCGAACGCTTTGGCGAATGGGGCAGCCGGCAATGGCATGTCGGCCCCTCCATCAGCCTGCCGATCTTCGACAACGGCCGGCGCCGCAGCACGGTGAGCCTGCGCGAGCTGCAGCAGCAGGAAGCCGCAGTGGCCTTCCAGCAGGCCGTGCTCAAGGCATGGCACGAGATCGATTCGGCGCTGAGCGCCTACGCCGCCGAGCGCCAGCGCCATGCCGAGCTGGTCGAGCGCGAGCGCAGCAGCCGCGATGCGCTCACGCTCGCCCATGCGCGCTACGCTAACGGGCTCACGGATTTCGGCGTCGAACTCGATGCCCGCCGCGCACTGCTGCAGGCCCGGCGCGACCAGGTGCAAAGCACGAGCCGCATGGCGGTCGGCATGGTAGCCGTCTACAAGGCGCTCGGCGGCGGCGTGCCACTGGCGCCGAACTCACCAGGCTAG
- a CDS encoding ROK family protein: MKKKTHLLPGPDVHGLRELPGLRVEGYSLQLRDKEGFVGDQASQTAFRELLERWRKRRRKSGADPLGKEHSRDLSKKQLDRVLQKTSAAGDLMHGAIEEFAEELALVIQRFTRQPSWKKVERIVVGGGFTESDVGERAILQTAAILEELGVHVQLGRLSHEVDDGGLIGWVHLAPPAMLKEHDAILAVDIGGTNVRCGIVKTRRRKARDLSLAKVVRREKWRHADDDPNRTDMVERIAAMLEDMVLYCERKQIRLAPFIGIACPGLIRKDGSIERGTQNLPGDWESRAFHLPSALWRRMPMIGSGPTLILMHNDAVVQGLSELPFMRDVTHWGVLTIGTGLGNASFTNTF, from the coding sequence ATGAAGAAGAAAACCCATCTCCTGCCCGGCCCCGACGTGCACGGCTTGCGCGAGCTGCCGGGCCTCAGGGTCGAGGGCTACAGCCTGCAGCTGCGCGACAAGGAGGGCTTCGTCGGTGACCAGGCCAGCCAGACGGCCTTCAGGGAACTGCTCGAACGCTGGCGCAAGCGCCGCCGCAAGAGCGGCGCCGATCCGCTGGGCAAGGAACACTCGCGCGACCTCAGCAAGAAGCAGCTCGATCGCGTGCTGCAGAAGACCTCGGCAGCCGGCGACCTGATGCATGGCGCCATCGAGGAATTCGCCGAGGAACTGGCCTTGGTGATCCAGCGCTTCACGCGCCAGCCCTCGTGGAAGAAGGTGGAGCGCATCGTGGTGGGCGGCGGCTTCACCGAAAGCGACGTGGGCGAGCGCGCCATCCTGCAGACGGCCGCCATCCTCGAGGAGCTGGGGGTGCACGTTCAGCTCGGGCGCCTGTCGCACGAGGTCGACGACGGCGGCCTGATCGGCTGGGTCCACCTGGCGCCGCCGGCCATGCTCAAGGAGCACGATGCCATCCTGGCGGTGGATATCGGCGGCACCAACGTACGCTGCGGCATCGTGAAGACGCGGCGGCGCAAGGCACGCGACCTGTCGCTTGCCAAGGTGGTGCGGCGGGAGAAATGGCGGCATGCGGACGACGACCCGAACCGCACCGACATGGTCGAGCGCATCGCGGCCATGCTCGAGGACATGGTGCTCTACTGCGAGCGCAAGCAGATCCGCCTGGCACCCTTCATCGGCATTGCCTGCCCCGGGCTGATCCGCAAGGACGGCTCGATCGAGCGCGGCACGCAGAACCTGCCGGGCGACTGGGAAAGCCGCGCGTTCCACCTGCCGAGCGCGCTGTGGCGCCGCATGCCGATGATCGGCTCCGGCCCCACGCTGATACTGATGCACAACGACGCGGTGGTGCAGGGGCTGAGCGAACTGCCTTTCATGCGCGATGTGACCCACTGGGGCGTGCTGACGATCGGCACCGGGCTCGGCAATGCGAGCTTCACCAACACCTTCTAG
- a CDS encoding ABC transporter permease/substrate-binding protein, with the protein MQLPHHRVLRAALLLLAMAWLGAAASAQPGDGTLRVGSKRFTESYILAELLAQTAAPHTASPPVVRQGLGNTAIVYEALRSGAIDLYAEYTGTIALEILKGSPAETREAMNAALAPLGLGVAIPLGFNDGYALAVRAADAERLGLRTLSDLAKHPELKLGLSNEFLGRADGWKGLAARYGFTQAPTGLDHGLAYEAVAAKQIDAIDIYTTDAKIDHLGLRVLEDDKKYFPRYDAVVLYRLDLPARLPKAWTALQALEGRIDEHAMIAMNARAELQSVPFDAIARDFLAGTVGKGAKAQAQEPRHGFMAKLFGPDLWQLARQHLVLVAVSVGVAILIGVPLAILVFPHVRLRALVLGFASLLQTVPSLALLAVLISMLGAIGALPALIALTLYSLLPIMRNTVTGLAEVPNGLRLAGTALGMTPPQSLRLVLLPLALPTLLAGVRTATAIAIGTATIAAFIGAGGFGERIVTGLALNDRELLLAGALPAAALALLSEGIFELVEYLMRRRRRAPPSSLLA; encoded by the coding sequence ATGCAACTGCCCCACCACCGCGTGCTGCGCGCCGCCCTGTTGCTGCTGGCCATGGCCTGGCTCGGCGCCGCCGCCTCGGCGCAGCCGGGCGACGGCACGCTGCGCGTCGGCTCCAAGCGCTTCACCGAGTCGTACATCCTGGCCGAACTGCTGGCGCAGACCGCGGCGCCGCACACCGCATCGCCGCCGGTGGTGCGCCAGGGCCTGGGCAACACGGCCATCGTGTACGAGGCGCTGCGTTCGGGTGCCATCGATCTCTATGCCGAATACACCGGCACCATCGCGCTTGAGATTCTCAAGGGCTCGCCGGCCGAGACGCGCGAGGCCATGAATGCGGCGCTCGCGCCGCTGGGCCTGGGCGTGGCCATTCCGCTGGGCTTCAACGACGGCTATGCGCTGGCCGTGCGGGCGGCCGATGCCGAACGGCTCGGCCTGCGCACGCTGAGCGATCTCGCGAAGCACCCGGAGCTCAAGCTCGGCCTGTCAAACGAATTCCTCGGCCGCGCCGATGGCTGGAAGGGCCTGGCCGCGCGCTACGGCTTCACGCAAGCGCCCACCGGCCTCGACCACGGCCTGGCCTACGAAGCCGTGGCCGCGAAGCAGATCGACGCCATCGACATCTACACCACCGACGCCAAGATCGACCACCTCGGCCTGCGCGTGCTCGAAGACGACAAGAAATACTTTCCGCGCTACGACGCCGTGGTGCTCTACAGGCTCGACCTGCCGGCGCGGCTGCCCAAGGCATGGACCGCGCTGCAGGCGCTCGAAGGCCGCATCGATGAGCACGCGATGATCGCGATGAATGCGCGCGCCGAACTGCAGAGCGTGCCCTTCGACGCCATTGCGCGCGACTTCCTGGCCGGCACTGTGGGCAAGGGCGCAAAGGCGCAGGCACAGGAACCCCGGCACGGCTTCATGGCCAAGCTGTTCGGCCCCGACCTCTGGCAGCTCGCGCGCCAGCACCTGGTGCTGGTGGCGGTGTCGGTGGGCGTCGCGATCCTGATCGGTGTGCCGCTCGCGATCCTGGTGTTTCCGCATGTGCGGCTGCGTGCGCTGGTGCTCGGCTTCGCGAGCCTGCTGCAGACCGTGCCTTCGCTCGCGCTGCTGGCCGTGCTGATCTCGATGCTCGGAGCCATCGGTGCGCTGCCCGCGCTGATCGCGCTCACGCTCTATTCGCTGCTGCCGATCATGCGCAACACCGTGACAGGCCTGGCCGAAGTGCCGAACGGCCTGCGCCTGGCCGGCACCGCGCTGGGCATGACGCCGCCGCAGAGCCTGCGGCTGGTGCTGCTGCCGCTGGCACTGCCCACGCTGCTGGCGGGCGTGCGAACGGCCACCGCGATTGCCATTGGCACGGCGACCATCGCGGCCTTCATCGGTGCGGGCGGATTCGGCGAGCGCATCGTCACGGGGCTGGCGCTCAACGACCGCGAGCTGCTGCTGGCGGGCGCGCTGCCGGCCGCAGCGCTGGCGCTGCTGAGCGAGGGGATCTTCGAGCTCGTGGAGTACCTGATGCGAAGACGCCGGCGCGCACCGCCGTCTTCGCTTCTGGCTTGA
- a CDS encoding aldehyde dehydrogenase family protein produces MQNFDNLIGGEWRAGASYSPNVNPSNLSDVLGQYAQGSAADVEAAVAAATAAFPAWATGSIQARSDALDKIGTEILARKEELGTLLAREEGKTKAEGIGEATRAGQIFKFFAGECLRLAGELLPSVRPNIGVEITREPVGVVGLITPWNFPIAIPAWKIAPALAFGNCVVLKPADLVPGCAWALSEIISRSGIPAGVFNLVMGRGSVIGEALVNHPGIHAISFTGSVGVGRNIAVQCVTKHKKVQLEMGGKNPQVILDDADLAQAVELSVQSAFYSTGQRCTASSRLIVTEGIYPKFIEAMKARMAKIKVGDALAQGTDVGPVSSKSQLDQDMEYIAIGKGEGATLAAGGELLKLETDGYYMSPALFSESAAAMRINKEEIFGPVASVIRVKNYEEALATANDTEFGLSAGIATTSLKYATHFKRHSQAGMVMVNLPTAGVDYHVPFGGRKGSSYGPREQGKYAQEFFTTVKTAYTLA; encoded by the coding sequence ATGCAAAACTTCGACAACCTGATCGGCGGCGAATGGCGTGCCGGCGCAAGCTACAGCCCCAACGTCAATCCCAGCAACCTGTCCGACGTGCTGGGCCAATACGCGCAGGGCAGCGCCGCCGATGTCGAGGCCGCCGTGGCCGCCGCCACCGCCGCCTTCCCGGCCTGGGCCACCGGCAGCATCCAGGCGCGCTCCGACGCGCTCGACAAGATCGGCACCGAGATCCTCGCGCGCAAGGAAGAGCTCGGCACCCTGCTCGCGCGTGAAGAAGGCAAGACAAAAGCCGAAGGCATCGGCGAGGCCACCCGCGCCGGCCAGATCTTCAAGTTCTTCGCCGGCGAATGCCTGCGCCTGGCGGGCGAGCTGCTGCCCTCGGTGCGCCCGAACATCGGCGTGGAAATCACGCGCGAGCCGGTCGGCGTGGTCGGCCTCATCACGCCCTGGAACTTTCCCATCGCGATTCCCGCCTGGAAGATCGCGCCGGCGCTGGCCTTCGGCAACTGCGTGGTCCTCAAGCCCGCCGACCTCGTGCCGGGCTGCGCCTGGGCGCTGTCCGAAATCATCAGCCGCTCGGGCATCCCGGCGGGCGTGTTCAACCTGGTGATGGGCCGCGGCAGTGTGATCGGCGAGGCGCTGGTCAACCACCCCGGCATCCATGCGATCAGCTTCACCGGCTCGGTCGGCGTGGGCCGCAACATCGCGGTGCAGTGCGTCACCAAGCACAAGAAGGTGCAGCTCGAAATGGGCGGCAAGAACCCGCAGGTGATCCTGGACGACGCCGACCTGGCGCAGGCCGTGGAGCTCAGCGTGCAGAGCGCGTTCTACTCCACCGGCCAGCGCTGCACGGCCTCCAGCCGGCTCATCGTGACCGAAGGCATCTACCCGAAGTTCATCGAGGCCATGAAGGCGCGCATGGCCAAGATCAAGGTCGGCGATGCGCTGGCGCAGGGCACAGACGTGGGCCCGGTCTCGTCCAAGTCGCAGCTGGACCAGGACATGGAATACATCGCCATCGGCAAGGGCGAGGGCGCCACGCTGGCGGCCGGCGGCGAGCTGCTGAAGCTGGAGACCGACGGCTACTACATGTCGCCGGCGCTGTTCAGCGAATCGGCGGCGGCCATGCGCATCAACAAGGAAGAGATCTTCGGCCCGGTTGCGAGCGTGATCCGCGTGAAGAACTACGAAGAGGCGCTGGCCACGGCCAACGACACGGAATTCGGCCTCTCGGCCGGCATTGCGACCACGAGCCTGAAGTACGCCACGCACTTCAAGCGCCACAGCCAGGCCGGCATGGTGATGGTGAACCTGCCGACCGCGGGCGTGGACTACCACGTGCCGTTCGGCGGGCGCAAGGGCAGCAGCTACGGGCCGCGCGAGCAGGGCAAGTATGCGCAGGAGTTCTTCACCACGGTGAAGACGGCGTACACGCTGGCCTGA